In Synechococcus sp. CB0101, a genomic segment contains:
- a CDS encoding YbaB/EbfC family nucleoid-associated protein, with amino-acid sequence MAGFGLPNFGQLTEAFKKAQQIQQDAAKLQEELDAMELEGTSSCGRASVWLSGNQQPLKVRLDPALLAEGAPAAEAATLDALKAAYELSTGTMKQRMEELTGGLNLNLPGLG; translated from the coding sequence ATGGCCGGTTTCGGACTCCCCAACTTCGGCCAGCTCACCGAGGCCTTCAAGAAAGCTCAGCAGATCCAACAGGACGCGGCCAAGCTCCAGGAGGAGCTCGATGCCATGGAGCTGGAAGGCACCAGCAGCTGCGGCCGCGCCAGCGTGTGGCTCTCCGGCAACCAGCAGCCCCTGAAGGTGCGCCTCGATCCCGCCCTGCTGGCCGAAGGCGCCCCGGCCGCCGAAGCCGCCACCCTCGATGCCCTCAAGGCGGCCTACGAGCTCTCCACCGGCACGATGAAGCAGCGCATGGAAGAGCTCACCGGTGGGCTCAACCTCAACCTGCCCGGCCTGGGCTGA
- the thiL gene encoding thiamine-phosphate kinase, with amino-acid sequence MRLRDLGEWELLRRLSVYAPPGQFADDAALLSEQDGRQLVVNTDVLVEDVHFSDAIIGPLDLGWRAAAANLSDLAAMGCTSVAGITVGLVAPGDTPWSWVEGVYEGFSEALKRYGGTLLGGDCSSGSQRLLSITALGHLSPGCAIRRGDGRPGDWLVSSGPHGLSRLGLALLLNELPQADVEAVSPQLREQAIRAHRRPQPRLDVVEALHQSRPAGQPWRVGGTDSSDGLAAAAQAIAAASGCSAALERRKLPMEPGLAQLEQGEAWCLGGGEDFELVLALEPVWAQALIASQPGLRQIGCLQPGAAGQLTWQDSGESLGTASGGFTHFQ; translated from the coding sequence GTGCGCCTGCGCGACCTGGGCGAGTGGGAGTTGCTGCGGCGTCTCTCCGTCTATGCGCCGCCTGGCCAATTCGCTGACGATGCCGCCCTGCTGAGCGAGCAGGACGGCCGGCAGCTGGTGGTCAACACCGATGTGCTCGTGGAGGACGTGCACTTCAGCGATGCCATCATCGGGCCGCTGGATCTGGGCTGGCGGGCTGCCGCGGCCAACCTCTCCGATCTCGCCGCCATGGGCTGCACCAGCGTGGCGGGGATCACGGTGGGCCTGGTAGCCCCCGGCGACACCCCCTGGAGCTGGGTGGAGGGCGTCTACGAGGGCTTCAGCGAAGCCCTCAAGCGCTATGGGGGCACCCTGCTCGGCGGGGACTGCAGCAGCGGCAGCCAGCGGCTCCTCTCGATCACAGCCCTGGGACACCTCAGCCCCGGCTGCGCCATCCGCCGGGGTGATGGCCGCCCGGGCGATTGGCTGGTGAGCAGCGGCCCCCATGGCCTGAGCCGCCTTGGGCTGGCACTGCTGCTGAATGAGCTGCCGCAGGCAGACGTAGAGGCCGTGAGTCCGCAGCTCCGGGAGCAGGCCATCCGCGCCCACCGCCGCCCCCAACCCCGCCTGGATGTGGTGGAGGCCCTGCACCAGAGTCGCCCCGCCGGCCAACCCTGGCGCGTGGGCGGCACTGACAGCAGCGATGGCCTGGCCGCCGCCGCGCAAGCCATCGCAGCCGCAAGCGGTTGCAGCGCCGCGCTGGAACGCCGCAAGCTGCCCATGGAGCCAGGGCTGGCGCAGCTGGAGCAGGGGGAAGCCTGGTGCCTGGGCGGCGGCGAGGATTTTGAACTGGTGCTGGCGCTGGAACCGGTCTGGGCCCAGGCCTTGATCGCTTCCCAACCCGGCCTACGCCAGATCGGCTGCCTACAGCCAGGGGCGGCGGGCCAACTGACCTGGCAGGACAGCGGCGAAAGCCTGGGAACAGCCAGCGGCGGCTTCACCCATTTCCAATAA
- the gap gene encoding type I glyceraldehyde-3-phosphate dehydrogenase produces MTIKVAINGFGRIGRNFMRCWLSRGANTGIELVGINGSGDTYTNAHLLKYDSMLGPLRNAEVTTTDDTIVVNGKTIKTFYDRNPANLPWKEWGVDLVIESTGVFNDDVGASKHFEAGAKKVILTAPGKGAKVGTFVVGVNADQYRHEDWDILSNASCTTNCMAPIVKTIDQAFGIVKGTMTTTHSYTGDQRILDAAHRDLRRARAAAVNIVPTSTGAAKAVALVYPEVKGKLSGIALRVPTPNVSVCDMVFETGRDTTAEEVNAVLKAASENGMKGIIKYSDLPLVSSDHAGTDESTIVDADLTLVMGGNMVKIVCWYDNEWGYSQRVVDLAEIVAKNWK; encoded by the coding sequence ATGACCATCAAGGTTGCGATCAATGGATTCGGCCGTATCGGTCGCAACTTCATGCGTTGCTGGCTCAGCCGTGGAGCCAATACCGGCATTGAGCTGGTGGGCATCAACGGTTCAGGTGACACGTACACCAACGCTCACCTGCTCAAGTACGACTCGATGCTCGGCCCCCTGCGCAACGCAGAGGTGACCACCACCGACGACACCATCGTCGTCAACGGCAAGACGATCAAAACCTTCTACGACCGCAACCCCGCCAACCTCCCCTGGAAGGAGTGGGGCGTCGATCTGGTGATCGAGTCCACCGGCGTGTTCAACGACGACGTGGGCGCCAGCAAGCACTTCGAGGCCGGCGCCAAGAAAGTGATCCTCACCGCCCCCGGCAAGGGCGCCAAGGTGGGCACCTTCGTGGTGGGCGTGAACGCCGATCAGTACCGCCACGAGGATTGGGACATCCTCTCCAACGCCAGCTGCACCACCAACTGCATGGCGCCGATCGTGAAAACGATCGACCAGGCCTTCGGCATCGTGAAGGGCACGATGACCACCACCCACAGCTACACGGGTGACCAGCGCATCCTCGATGCCGCCCACCGCGACCTGCGCCGCGCCCGCGCCGCCGCCGTGAACATCGTTCCCACCAGCACCGGCGCTGCCAAGGCCGTTGCTCTGGTGTACCCCGAGGTGAAGGGCAAGCTCAGCGGTATCGCCCTGCGCGTCCCCACCCCCAACGTGTCGGTGTGCGACATGGTTTTCGAGACCGGTCGCGACACCACCGCTGAGGAGGTGAATGCCGTGCTGAAGGCCGCTTCCGAGAACGGCATGAAGGGGATCATCAAGTACAGCGATCTGCCCCTGGTCTCCAGCGACCACGCCGGTACCGATGAGAGCACGATCGTCGACGCCGATCTCACCCTGGTGATGGGCGGCAACATGGTGAAGATCGTCTGCTGGTACGACAACGAGTGGGGCTACAGCCAGCGCGTGGTTGACCTTGCCGAGATCGTGGCCAAGAACTGGAAGTGA
- the dnaJ gene encoding molecular chaperone DnaJ translates to MADYYDLLGVARDSDADTLKRAYRRLARQYHPDINKEPGAEDKFKEIGRAYEVLSDPQTRARYDQFGEAGLGGGAGMPDMGDMGGFADLFETFFSGFGGGGMGGPGAGGARRRGPRQGDDLRFDLTVSFSEAVFGQEKEIQIRHLETCNSCNGSGAKSGSGPTSCGTCGGAGQVRRATRTPFGSFTQVAPCPTCEGSGQVIADPCNACGGQGVQQVRKKLRINIPAGVDSGTRLRVANEGNAGQRGGPPGDLYVFLTVQSHPQLRRDGINIHSEVVVNYLQAILGDTIEVETVDGPEQLEIPAGTQPGAVLTLTGKGVPKLGNPVARGNHLIAIKVQLPTKLNREEKELLEQLAGHHTAKGHKHPHKSGLFGGLFG, encoded by the coding sequence ATGGCCGACTACTACGACCTACTCGGGGTCGCCCGCGATTCCGACGCCGACACCCTCAAGCGGGCTTACCGGCGTTTGGCGCGTCAGTACCACCCGGATATCAACAAAGAACCCGGCGCTGAGGACAAGTTCAAGGAGATCGGCCGCGCCTATGAGGTGCTGAGCGATCCCCAGACCCGCGCCCGCTACGACCAGTTCGGCGAGGCCGGTCTGGGTGGTGGCGCCGGCATGCCCGACATGGGCGATATGGGCGGCTTCGCCGACCTGTTCGAAACCTTCTTCAGTGGCTTCGGCGGTGGTGGCATGGGCGGCCCCGGCGCCGGTGGTGCCCGCCGCCGCGGTCCGCGACAGGGCGATGACCTGCGCTTCGACCTCACCGTGAGCTTCAGCGAAGCGGTGTTTGGCCAGGAGAAGGAGATCCAGATCCGCCATCTGGAAACCTGCAACAGCTGCAATGGCTCGGGTGCCAAGAGCGGCAGCGGGCCCACCAGTTGCGGCACCTGCGGCGGTGCCGGCCAGGTGCGCCGTGCCACCCGCACCCCCTTCGGCAGCTTCACCCAGGTGGCCCCATGCCCCACCTGTGAGGGCAGCGGTCAGGTGATTGCCGATCCCTGCAATGCCTGCGGCGGCCAGGGCGTGCAGCAGGTGCGCAAGAAGCTGCGCATCAATATTCCCGCCGGTGTGGACAGCGGCACCCGCCTGCGGGTGGCCAACGAAGGTAATGCCGGCCAACGGGGTGGCCCGCCAGGGGATCTGTATGTGTTCCTCACGGTGCAATCGCACCCGCAGCTGCGGCGCGACGGCATCAACATCCACTCCGAGGTGGTGGTGAATTACCTGCAGGCGATTCTCGGCGACACGATCGAGGTCGAAACGGTGGATGGCCCCGAGCAGCTGGAGATTCCGGCCGGCACCCAGCCGGGTGCGGTGCTCACCCTCACCGGCAAGGGTGTGCCCAAGCTGGGCAATCCGGTGGCGCGCGGCAATCACCTGATCGCGATCAAGGTGCAGTTGCCCACCAAGCTCAACCGCGAGGAGAAGGAGTTGCTGGAGCAGCTGGCCGGCCACCACACCGCCAAGGGCCACAAGCACCCGCACAAGAGCGGCTTGTTCGGCGGCCTGTTCGGCTGA
- the grpE gene encoding nucleotide exchange factor GrpE, translating into MSGEATPFPQESAETLNAPGDAPAEVAAEQAPAAEAASDAPAPSADPEQRVRELEAELEALKAEHETVRSQYMRIAADFDNFRKRQSRDQDDMRVQIACSTLSEILPVVDNFERARQQLEPQAEEAQTIHRSYQGLYKQLVDVFKQLGVSPMRVEGEPFDPNLHEAVLREPSDEHVEDVVIAELQRGYHLNGRVLRHALVKVSMGPGPSGSEAAAPAESAPAEHEA; encoded by the coding sequence ATGAGCGGCGAAGCGACCCCTTTCCCCCAGGAATCCGCCGAAACCCTCAACGCCCCTGGTGATGCCCCCGCTGAAGTGGCGGCTGAGCAGGCACCAGCGGCGGAGGCAGCATCTGACGCACCTGCCCCAAGCGCCGATCCCGAGCAGCGGGTGCGGGAGCTGGAGGCCGAGCTCGAGGCCCTCAAGGCCGAGCACGAAACGGTGCGCAGCCAATACATGCGCATCGCCGCCGACTTCGACAACTTCCGCAAGCGCCAGAGCCGCGATCAGGACGACATGCGCGTGCAGATTGCCTGCAGCACCCTGAGCGAAATCTTGCCGGTGGTGGATAACTTCGAGCGCGCCCGTCAGCAGCTCGAGCCTCAAGCCGAAGAAGCGCAGACCATTCACCGCAGCTACCAGGGCCTCTACAAGCAGCTGGTGGATGTGTTCAAGCAGCTGGGCGTCTCGCCGATGCGGGTGGAGGGTGAGCCCTTCGATCCCAACCTCCATGAAGCCGTGCTGCGCGAACCCAGCGATGAGCACGTGGAAGATGTGGTGATCGCCGAGCTGCAGCGCGGCTACCACCTCAATGGCCGCGTGCTGCGTCACGCCTTGGTGAAGGTGTCGATGGGCCCTGGTCCCAGCGGGTCTGAGGCAGCAGCCCCGGCGGAGAGTGCGCCCGCTGAGCACGAGGCCTGA
- a CDS encoding peptidylprolyl isomerase translates to MDLKRWLLAFVVALGLWGPIGAAPAHAALPPGNAVKDPTAILRNALPIDQADLQELQHRLESTSDDLRAKRWSALTSNVRRSQTQLSSNRQAILNSLSSSDQAQGSALLDQLDEQLQAVATAAEATDRDSFLAARRSALSTIGQLEALLVGDFPFEIPAEFADLPRLLGRATVEIETTQGTLIAIVDGYNAPLTAGAFVDLVQKGFYDGLPFTRAEDFYVLQTGDPKGPETGYIDPKTKTERTVPLEIKVPGEAEPFYNATFEDLGQFTAQPVLPFATLGTLGWAHSDHALDDGSSQFFFFLYEAELTPAGLNLVDGRYSAFGYVVDGFEVLEELGIEDGIVKAKVIEGAANLKPHA, encoded by the coding sequence ATGGATCTCAAGCGCTGGCTCCTGGCCTTCGTGGTGGCGCTGGGCCTCTGGGGCCCCATCGGCGCTGCCCCGGCCCACGCCGCTCTGCCCCCCGGCAACGCCGTGAAGGACCCCACGGCGATCCTGCGCAACGCCCTGCCGATCGATCAAGCCGACCTGCAGGAGCTGCAGCACCGCTTGGAGAGCACCAGCGACGATCTCCGGGCCAAACGCTGGAGCGCCCTCACCAGCAACGTGCGCCGCAGCCAGACCCAGCTGAGCAGCAACCGCCAGGCCATCCTCAACAGCCTGAGCAGCAGCGATCAAGCCCAGGGCAGCGCCCTGCTCGATCAGCTTGATGAGCAGCTGCAGGCCGTGGCCACAGCCGCCGAGGCCACCGATCGCGACAGCTTCCTGGCCGCTCGCCGCTCGGCCCTGAGCACGATCGGCCAGCTCGAAGCCCTGCTCGTGGGCGACTTCCCCTTCGAGATCCCGGCTGAATTCGCCGACCTGCCCCGCCTGCTGGGCCGCGCCACGGTGGAGATCGAAACCACCCAGGGCACCCTCATCGCCATCGTGGACGGCTACAACGCACCACTCACCGCCGGCGCCTTCGTGGACCTGGTGCAGAAGGGCTTCTATGACGGTCTGCCCTTCACCCGCGCCGAAGACTTCTACGTGCTGCAGACGGGCGATCCCAAGGGTCCTGAAACGGGCTACATCGACCCGAAGACCAAGACCGAGCGCACGGTGCCGCTGGAGATCAAGGTGCCCGGCGAAGCCGAGCCCTTCTACAACGCCACCTTTGAAGATCTGGGCCAGTTCACCGCCCAACCGGTGCTGCCCTTCGCCACCCTCGGCACCCTGGGCTGGGCCCATTCCGACCACGCCCTCGACGACGGATCGTCGCAGTTCTTCTTCTTCCTCTACGAAGCCGAACTCACCCCGGCCGGCCTCAACCTGGTGGATGGCCGCTACAGCGCCTTTGGCTATGTGGTGGATGGGTTCGAGGTGCTCGAAGAGCTCGGCATTGAAGACGGCATCGTGAAGGCCAAGGTGATTGAAGGGGCCGCCAACCTCAAGCCCCACGCCTGA
- the rsgA gene encoding ribosome small subunit-dependent GTPase A has translation MAEAARVMALEANFCRVQLDQPGPGGIEHLLCVRRTRLGKTGQQICVGDRVQIDGIDWPEGRGAVAALEPRSSLLERPAVANCSRVVVAVALEQPQLDPLQLTRFLLTAERTGVAVELVLTKADLLTAEQQQAWRERLGGWGYDPLLVSAQQGEGISELRERLSAPGIAVLCGPSGVGKSSLINALVPELALRVSAVSGRLQRGRHTTRHVELFPLAGAALLADTPGFNRPDLPQEPAELGPLFPEIRQRLAEGVCRFKNCLHQGDPGCAVGSDWDRHPLYLSCLEAVLAQAARERTRTADTAGLKQRGSRREPLLDQRLRQVSRRRQRQSDVDDEG, from the coding sequence TTGGCTGAAGCGGCGCGGGTGATGGCCCTCGAGGCCAACTTCTGCCGCGTGCAGCTCGATCAACCCGGCCCCGGCGGCATCGAACATCTGCTCTGTGTGCGCCGCACCCGACTGGGCAAAACCGGGCAGCAGATCTGTGTGGGCGATCGCGTGCAGATCGACGGCATCGATTGGCCGGAAGGCCGCGGCGCCGTGGCGGCGCTCGAGCCCCGCAGCAGTTTGTTGGAGCGTCCGGCGGTGGCGAATTGCAGCCGGGTGGTGGTGGCGGTGGCCCTGGAGCAGCCCCAGCTCGATCCGCTGCAGCTCACCCGGTTTCTGCTCACCGCCGAGCGCACCGGTGTGGCGGTGGAGCTGGTGCTCACCAAAGCCGATCTGCTGACGGCCGAGCAACAACAGGCCTGGCGCGAGCGGTTGGGCGGTTGGGGGTACGACCCGCTGTTGGTGTCGGCGCAACAGGGGGAGGGCATCTCCGAGCTGCGGGAGCGGCTTAGTGCACCCGGGATTGCGGTGCTGTGCGGCCCCTCAGGCGTGGGTAAGAGCAGCCTGATCAATGCCCTGGTGCCGGAGCTGGCGTTGCGGGTGAGTGCCGTGTCGGGCCGGCTGCAGCGCGGCCGCCACACCACCCGCCATGTGGAGCTGTTTCCGCTGGCGGGGGCTGCCTTATTGGCTGACACGCCCGGTTTCAACCGCCCCGACCTACCCCAGGAGCCGGCGGAGCTGGGCCCTCTGTTCCCCGAGATCCGCCAGCGCCTGGCCGAGGGGGTCTGCCGTTTCAAGAACTGCCTGCACCAGGGCGATCCTGGTTGCGCTGTAGGCAGCGATTGGGACCGCCATCCCCTCTACCTGAGTTGCCTTGAGGCGGTCCTGGCCCAGGCCGCCCGTGAACGCACTCGCACTGCGGATACGGCAGGGCTCAAGCAGCGGGGCAGCCGCCGGGAGCCTTTGCTCGACCAGCGGCTGCGCCAGGTATCGCGCCGGCGGCAGCGCCAGAGCGACGTCGACGACGAGGGCTGA
- the murB gene encoding UDP-N-acetylmuramate dehydrogenase, with the protein MTAPTPLGLRRSVGLADYTTWRVGGAAQWFAEPDSAAQLQALLAWAQAEGLAARVIGAGSNLLVSDAGLEGLTLCNRRLQGAVIEASSGLIEAQAGEPIPSLARRAARAGLSGLEWSVGIPGTVGGAAVMNAGAQGGCTAEVLESVTVIEPHRPEQPFALDASELDFAYRHSRLQNEPLVVLSARFRLQAGHDPAEISRRTSTNLHSRTSTQPYQQPSCGSVFRNPEPKKAGQLIEALGLKGLSIGGAQVSPIHANFIVNTGAATAAEIDQLISAVQQHIQTAHGITLHTEVKRLGPFEGIALAA; encoded by the coding sequence ATGACGGCTCCAACCCCACTCGGCCTGCGCCGCTCCGTGGGATTGGCGGACTACACCACCTGGCGGGTCGGTGGGGCGGCTCAGTGGTTCGCCGAGCCCGACAGCGCCGCCCAGCTGCAGGCCCTGCTCGCCTGGGCGCAGGCGGAGGGGCTGGCGGCGCGCGTGATCGGCGCCGGATCGAACCTGCTGGTGAGCGATGCGGGGCTCGAGGGCCTCACCCTCTGCAACCGGCGCCTGCAGGGAGCCGTGATCGAGGCCAGCTCCGGTCTGATCGAAGCCCAGGCCGGTGAACCGATCCCCAGCCTGGCGCGCCGTGCAGCCCGGGCAGGGCTCTCGGGTCTGGAGTGGTCCGTGGGGATCCCCGGCACGGTGGGCGGTGCCGCCGTGATGAACGCCGGTGCCCAGGGGGGCTGCACGGCGGAGGTGCTCGAGAGCGTGACGGTGATCGAGCCGCACCGGCCGGAACAACCCTTCGCGCTAGACGCCAGCGAGCTCGACTTCGCCTACCGCCACAGCCGCCTGCAGAACGAGCCCCTCGTGGTGCTGTCGGCCCGCTTCCGGCTGCAGGCCGGCCACGATCCCGCCGAGATCAGCCGCCGCACCAGCACCAACCTGCACAGCCGCACCAGCACCCAGCCCTACCAGCAACCCAGCTGCGGCAGTGTGTTCCGCAACCCAGAGCCGAAGAAAGCCGGCCAGCTGATCGAAGCCCTGGGGCTCAAGGGCCTGAGCATCGGTGGCGCCCAGGTGTCGCCGATTCACGCCAACTTCATCGTGAACACCGGCGCCGCCACCGCTGCGGAAATCGACCAACTGATCAGCGCCGTGCAGCAGCACATCCAGACCGCCCACGGCATCACCCTCCATACCGAAGTGAAGCGGCTGGGCCCCTTCGAAGGCATCGCCCTGGCGGCCTGA
- the murC gene encoding UDP-N-acetylmuramate--L-alanine ligase gives MAQQLDRRQPLHFIGVGGIGMSAIAGILADRGYAVSGSDPRDNAVLQDLRSRGVRVFREQSATTIAAIRSGTSTQPLVVVSSAVPATNPELQEARRAGLEIAHRSDVLAAMIAAQSSVAVAGSHGKTTTSTLIASLLHATDHDPTAVIGGVVPAFGSNGRNGKGALLVAEADESDGTLVKFQAWLGVITNLELDHTDHYADLVALIATLQRFGRGCEQLLANRDCPILSEQFNASHWWSTTNPEGVDFAAIPVELSGDSTLAEFYEQGQCVGRFTLPLPGLHNLSNATAAMAACRLHGVSFAELRLAVESLQAPGRRFDYRGTWAERQVVDDYAHHPSEVGATLATAQLMVSSGRSPLPEVPQRVLAVFQPHRYSRTAEFLEPFAVALGQADEVLLAPLYAAGEAPIAGISSHALAAAIQRLQPDLTVTVTDSLEELADAVAQRSLPGDLVLAMGAGDVNGLWGRLQNREDPLAMFPLAA, from the coding sequence TTGGCCCAACAGCTCGATCGCCGTCAACCCCTCCATTTCATTGGAGTGGGCGGCATCGGCATGTCGGCCATCGCCGGAATCCTGGCGGATCGGGGCTATGCAGTGAGCGGCTCCGACCCGCGCGACAACGCTGTGCTGCAGGACCTGCGCAGCCGCGGGGTGCGCGTGTTCCGCGAGCAGAGCGCCACCACCATCGCCGCCATCCGCAGCGGCACCTCCACCCAACCGCTGGTGGTGGTGAGCTCGGCGGTGCCCGCCACCAATCCAGAACTGCAGGAAGCGCGCAGGGCCGGGCTCGAGATCGCGCACCGCTCTGATGTGCTCGCCGCGATGATCGCCGCGCAGAGCTCCGTGGCCGTGGCTGGTAGCCATGGCAAAACCACCACCAGCACGCTGATCGCCAGCCTGCTGCACGCCACCGACCACGACCCCACTGCCGTGATCGGCGGGGTGGTGCCCGCCTTCGGCAGCAACGGGCGTAATGGCAAAGGCGCCCTGCTGGTGGCGGAGGCCGATGAATCCGACGGCACCCTGGTGAAGTTCCAGGCCTGGTTGGGGGTGATCACCAACCTGGAGCTGGATCACACCGATCACTACGCCGATCTGGTAGCTCTGATCGCCACGCTGCAGCGCTTCGGCCGCGGCTGCGAGCAGCTGCTGGCCAACCGCGACTGTCCGATTCTCAGCGAGCAATTCAACGCCAGCCACTGGTGGTCGACCACCAACCCAGAGGGGGTGGATTTCGCCGCGATTCCGGTGGAGCTCAGCGGTGACAGCACCCTGGCCGAGTTCTACGAACAGGGGCAATGCGTGGGCCGCTTCACCCTGCCGCTGCCGGGGCTGCACAACCTCAGCAATGCCACGGCGGCGATGGCGGCCTGCCGGCTGCACGGTGTGTCGTTTGCGGAGCTGCGCCTGGCGGTGGAGAGCCTGCAAGCACCCGGCCGCCGCTTCGACTACCGCGGCACCTGGGCCGAACGGCAAGTGGTGGATGACTACGCCCATCACCCCAGCGAAGTGGGCGCGACCCTGGCCACCGCCCAACTGATGGTGAGCAGCGGCCGCAGCCCCCTACCAGAGGTGCCCCAACGGGTGCTGGCGGTGTTCCAGCCCCATCGCTACAGCCGCACCGCCGAATTCCTAGAACCCTTTGCGGTCGCCCTCGGCCAGGCTGATGAGGTGCTGCTCGCTCCGCTGTATGCGGCGGGCGAAGCGCCGATCGCCGGCATCTCGAGCCACGCCCTGGCTGCCGCCATCCAACGGCTGCAGCCGGACCTGACCGTGACGGTGACCGACAGCCTCGAGGAGCTCGCCGATGCCGTGGCGCAGCGCAGCCTGCCGGGTGATCTGGTGCTGGCCATGGGCGCCGGCGATGTGAATGGGCTCTGGGGGCGCCTGCAAAACCGCGAAGACCCCCTGGCCATGTTTCCCCTAGCGGCATGA
- a CDS encoding sulfurtransferase TusA family protein, protein MKPDPTAVLDLRGTPCPLNFIRSKLALEKLELGAWLQVDLDAGEPEQMVASGLLEAGQHVEMEPLEPGAVRLLIQRLG, encoded by the coding sequence GTGAAACCCGACCCCACGGCTGTCCTGGATCTGCGCGGCACCCCCTGCCCGCTCAACTTCATCCGCAGCAAGCTGGCGCTGGAGAAACTTGAGCTCGGCGCCTGGCTCCAGGTGGATCTCGATGCCGGTGAGCCCGAGCAGATGGTGGCCTCGGGGCTGCTGGAGGCGGGACAGCATGTGGAGATGGAACCCCTCGAGCCTGGCGCGGTGCGCCTGTTGATCCAGCGCCTTGGCTGA